One window of Rhodothermales bacterium genomic DNA carries:
- a CDS encoding phosphoribosylformylglycinamidine cyclo-ligase: MSITYKDAGVDIEAGEETVRRIKPLVRSTFTPGVLADIGAFGGFFELDLAAWKRPVLVSSVDGVGTKLKVAFRSDKHDTVGQCLVNHCVNDIAVCGAKPLYFLDYFSTGALDPGVAEDVIAGFAVACRENGCALIGGETAEMPDLYQEGEYDLAGTVVGVVEKDRILDGSRVEKGDVLIGLPSTGLHTNGYSLARKVLFSRFEVTDRPDALGGASVGEALLAVHRSYLQAIQALTERDMAHGFVHVTGGGIPGNTRRIMPDGLTFEVLYEAWERPALFRLIQEIGHVPEEDMRRTFNLGIGLIACVPGAAASEALEIWRSMGEEPAVIGRVLADA, encoded by the coding sequence ATGAGCATCACCTACAAGGACGCCGGAGTCGACATCGAGGCCGGCGAAGAGACGGTTCGCCGCATCAAACCCCTGGTGAGATCCACCTTTACCCCCGGTGTGCTGGCCGACATCGGTGCATTCGGCGGATTTTTCGAGCTGGACCTCGCCGCCTGGAAACGGCCGGTCCTGGTCTCCTCGGTCGATGGGGTCGGCACCAAGCTGAAGGTTGCCTTCCGCTCGGACAAGCACGACACGGTTGGACAGTGTTTGGTGAACCACTGCGTCAACGACATCGCCGTCTGTGGAGCGAAGCCGCTCTATTTCCTGGACTATTTCTCCACCGGAGCACTGGATCCTGGCGTGGCGGAGGATGTGATTGCCGGATTTGCCGTCGCCTGTCGGGAGAATGGTTGTGCACTGATTGGCGGCGAAACGGCAGAAATGCCGGACCTGTACCAGGAGGGTGAGTATGACCTTGCCGGCACGGTGGTGGGTGTGGTCGAGAAGGACCGCATCCTTGACGGAAGCCGCGTGGAGAAGGGCGATGTGCTCATCGGACTTCCCTCGACCGGATTGCACACGAACGGCTACTCACTTGCCCGCAAGGTGTTGTTCTCGCGGTTTGAAGTGACTGATCGTCCGGATGCGCTGGGGGGCGCCTCGGTGGGTGAGGCATTGCTCGCCGTCCATCGTTCATATCTGCAGGCGATTCAGGCACTGACCGAGCGAGACATGGCGCATGGGTTTGTGCACGTCACCGGCGGAGGCATCCCCGGCAATACCCGGCGCATCATGCCGGATGGCCTCACATTCGAGGTCCTCTACGAGGCCTGGGAGCGCCCTGCGCTTTTCCGTTTGATCCAGGAAATCGGGCACGTTCCGGAGGAGGATATGAGACGAACGTTCAACCTGGGCATCGGGCTCATTGCCTGCGTGCCCGGTGCTGCAGCCTCTGAGGCCCTGGAGATCTGGCGGAGCATGGGCGAGGAGCCTGCCGTGATCGGACGCGTGCTCGCCGACGCGTAA
- the plsY gene encoding glycerol-3-phosphate 1-O-acyltransferase PlsY, with amino-acid sequence MLSIAVIIVLSYLVGSIPGSILVGKALYGVDLRAHGSGNAGATNTFRVLGWKAGTLATVIDVGKGLLAAGLIATIRIDAVPQGLGFWNAESVIRLIAGIAAVVGHMYPVWAGFRGGKGVNTSAGVLFALTPVSMLITLAVFATVLFLSRYVSLASLAATAAFPSTIAIRKYVFGVDTLDASLLFLSLIMAAAIFYGHRSNIERLRSGTESRIRSFRPAVGMRNRGEL; translated from the coding sequence ATGCTCTCTATAGCGGTAATTATCGTACTCAGCTACCTGGTAGGATCGATCCCGGGTAGCATTCTGGTCGGCAAGGCCCTGTATGGGGTCGATCTGCGGGCGCACGGGTCTGGCAATGCCGGCGCCACGAACACCTTCCGGGTTCTGGGTTGGAAGGCAGGCACGCTCGCCACGGTCATCGACGTAGGCAAGGGACTGCTGGCCGCCGGACTGATCGCAACCATCCGCATTGACGCGGTGCCGCAGGGACTCGGCTTCTGGAATGCCGAATCGGTGATCAGACTCATCGCAGGGATTGCGGCTGTGGTGGGACATATGTATCCCGTGTGGGCCGGATTCCGGGGTGGCAAGGGCGTGAACACGTCGGCGGGCGTGCTCTTTGCGCTTACGCCGGTTTCGATGCTCATCACACTGGCGGTATTCGCCACAGTGCTGTTCCTGTCGCGCTACGTCTCCCTGGCCAGCCTAGCCGCCACGGCTGCGTTCCCGTCCACGATTGCGATCCGCAAATATGTATTTGGGGTCGACACGCTGGACGCCAGTCTGCTTTTTCTGAGCCTGATCATGGCGGCTGCCATTTTTTACGGCCACCGATCCAATATCGAGCGATTGCGCAGTGGGACCGAGTCCCGGATCCGCAGCTTCCGACCTGCCGTCGGGATGCGGAATCGGGGAGAACTCTGA
- a CDS encoding M14 family metallopeptidase has translation MRKTGVARAQWSALATAVLLLIAPRSGAQELDLGFLQTRAEATGYAETTGYDEAVAFLEVAAAQSDRLHITTFGYTTEGRSLPLVVWGDVDPDPVSLREDTRLRIYLQGNIHAGEVCGKEAMLALVRDLAAGGYDAWLDDVVLLIAPIYNADGNERVSLYNRPRQHGPVGGMGQRPNARNLDLNRDHMKLASPEARSLVRMISAYDPHVLVDLHTTNGSRHGYHLTYAPPLNPNTHPAIDGLLRDELLPAVTDAVREQHGWEFYHYGNLPFRNAPRGWYTFDHRPRFSNNYAGLRNRFGILSEAYSYASFEDRVRASRAFVEAIVNYAAANREAMMGALREADDAVLPGSEYGVTATWKPTPEDVPILLGEVEQVRNPYSGAPMLLRTDETRVEDMPAYIAFQAAETTVLPEAYLIPPGHDSVIALLKDHGVEVMAAPGGRALGEAFGIDSTRVAERAFQGVNERTILGSWAPRSQETTQEWTRVPLAQPLGRLVAYLLEPRSDDGIVNWDLIQFDGPEYPILRIPAGHRE, from the coding sequence ATGCGAAAGACCGGCGTGGCCCGTGCACAGTGGTCCGCACTGGCCACGGCAGTGCTTCTGCTGATCGCGCCCCGGTCGGGCGCGCAAGAGCTTGATCTCGGGTTTCTGCAGACCCGCGCGGAGGCGACGGGCTACGCGGAAACCACGGGCTATGACGAGGCGGTGGCCTTTCTCGAGGTTGCGGCAGCCCAGTCGGACCGGCTCCACATTACCACTTTCGGATACACGACAGAGGGGCGTTCGCTGCCACTGGTGGTCTGGGGGGACGTGGATCCTGATCCTGTCTCACTTCGCGAAGACACCCGGCTCCGCATCTACCTGCAGGGCAACATCCACGCCGGCGAGGTTTGCGGAAAGGAGGCCATGTTGGCTCTGGTCCGGGACCTGGCCGCCGGTGGTTATGACGCGTGGCTGGACGATGTCGTCCTGCTCATCGCACCCATCTATAACGCGGATGGGAACGAGCGCGTCAGCCTCTACAACAGGCCGAGACAGCACGGGCCCGTGGGGGGCATGGGGCAGCGACCGAATGCCCGCAATCTGGACCTGAATCGGGACCACATGAAGCTCGCGAGTCCCGAAGCACGCTCTCTGGTCCGCATGATCAGCGCCTATGATCCACACGTGCTGGTGGATCTGCATACCACCAACGGATCCCGCCACGGATACCATCTGACGTACGCGCCGCCGCTGAATCCGAACACCCACCCGGCCATCGACGGGCTTCTTCGCGACGAGCTTCTGCCGGCAGTCACGGACGCCGTTCGCGAGCAGCACGGCTGGGAATTCTACCACTACGGCAACCTGCCCTTCCGGAATGCCCCGCGTGGCTGGTACACGTTTGATCATCGCCCGCGATTCAGCAACAACTATGCGGGCCTGCGCAACCGATTCGGCATTCTCTCGGAGGCCTACTCCTACGCGTCGTTCGAAGATCGAGTGCGTGCCTCACGGGCGTTTGTGGAGGCCATCGTGAACTATGCGGCAGCGAATCGGGAAGCCATGATGGGCGCCCTTCGGGAGGCGGACGATGCCGTCCTGCCGGGATCGGAGTACGGCGTGACGGCCACCTGGAAGCCAACGCCTGAGGATGTCCCCATCCTGCTGGGAGAGGTGGAGCAGGTCCGAAACCCGTACTCCGGGGCTCCGATGCTCCTGCGAACAGATGAGACACGGGTCGAGGACATGCCGGCGTACATCGCCTTTCAGGCCGCCGAGACGACCGTGCTACCGGAAGCCTACCTGATTCCTCCCGGCCACGATTCGGTCATCGCTCTCCTGAAGGACCATGGTGTGGAAGTCATGGCGGCTCCGGGCGGGCGCGCGCTCGGCGAGGCCTTTGGCATTGACTCGACGCGTGTCGCTGAGCGCGCCTTCCAGGGCGTGAATGAGCGCACAATACTCGGAAGCTGGGCGCCGCGTTCTCAGGAGACGACTCAGGAGTGGACCCGGGTGCCTCTGGCGCAACCCCTTGGCCGCCTCGTGGCGTATTTGCTGGAGCCAAGGAGTGACGACGGCATTGTCAATTGGGATCTGATACAGTTCGACGGACCGGAATACCCGATCCTGCGCATCCCCGCCGGGCATCGGGAGTGA
- the xseA gene encoding exodeoxyribonuclease VII large subunit: MTRLVSRLAGLVEREFRTVFVEGEISNFKRPRSGHCYFTVKDERAQVRCTMWASDAARLRFRPADGMRVRIRGGLTVYAARGDLQISVRSMQPAGEGALQKALAELARKLDLEGLFDPARKRSLPRFPRCVGVVTSATGAAVRDILTVLKRRYPLARVVVQPVLVQGDGAANDIARAVRSFNRLPGSHPQRPDVLIVGRGGGSLEDLWAFNEEVTVRAVHASGIPVVSGVGHESDSTLVDLVADQRAATPSMAAELAVPDQEELRGTLRAIAARQDGLIRARIQRARALVERARRVPHPGLRIDRARGEVDRRVTRLERSLASLLERAKLQLEARKARLEGMNPLRPLETGFALVEHAGRRIVSARDVPSDEPFRIRFQEGSVSARQVRNGDGDTSFTSADSEGRSLISNAHTK, encoded by the coding sequence GTGACGCGACTGGTCAGCCGACTGGCCGGCCTCGTCGAGAGAGAGTTCCGAACCGTCTTCGTTGAAGGCGAGATCTCCAACTTCAAGCGCCCCCGCTCCGGACACTGCTACTTTACGGTCAAGGACGAACGCGCACAGGTCCGTTGCACCATGTGGGCCTCCGACGCAGCTCGCCTGCGGTTTCGGCCTGCCGACGGCATGCGCGTCCGCATCCGGGGCGGCCTGACTGTGTATGCCGCGCGCGGAGACCTGCAAATCAGCGTGCGCAGCATGCAGCCCGCTGGAGAGGGCGCACTTCAGAAGGCGCTCGCCGAACTGGCCCGCAAGCTGGACCTCGAGGGGCTGTTCGACCCCGCACGGAAACGCTCACTGCCACGATTCCCCCGGTGTGTAGGGGTGGTGACGTCCGCCACGGGCGCTGCGGTCCGGGATATCCTCACCGTTCTCAAGCGGCGATATCCCCTGGCGCGGGTGGTGGTGCAGCCGGTTCTGGTCCAGGGCGATGGCGCCGCAAACGATATCGCGCGGGCGGTGCGCTCCTTCAACCGCCTGCCCGGGTCACATCCGCAGCGTCCGGATGTATTGATTGTCGGACGGGGTGGTGGCAGCCTTGAGGACCTTTGGGCGTTCAACGAGGAGGTGACGGTGCGCGCCGTGCACGCGTCCGGAATACCGGTTGTCTCGGGTGTCGGTCACGAGTCCGACTCCACGCTGGTTGACCTTGTGGCGGACCAGCGAGCGGCTACGCCGAGCATGGCGGCCGAGCTTGCGGTTCCGGACCAGGAAGAGCTCCGTGGCACGCTGCGCGCGATCGCGGCCAGACAGGACGGACTCATCCGTGCGCGTATCCAACGCGCCAGGGCACTAGTGGAGCGGGCACGCCGGGTCCCGCATCCCGGGCTGCGCATCGACCGGGCGCGGGGCGAGGTGGACCGACGTGTCACGCGACTGGAGCGCTCCCTGGCCTCCCTGCTGGAGCGTGCGAAGCTGCAACTGGAAGCGCGCAAGGCCCGTCTCGAAGGGATGAACCCCCTCCGACCGCTTGAAACCGGCTTTGCGCTCGTCGAACACGCCGGTCGTCGCATTGTCAGCGCGCGCGACGTGCCATCCGATGAACCTTTTCGTATACGATTCCAAGAAGGAAGCGTGTCGGCACGACAGGTTCGGAACGGTGACGGGGACACCTCGTTCACCTCTGCTGATTCAGAAGGCCGCTCCCTCATTTCCAACGCCCACACCAAGTAA
- a CDS encoding enoyl-CoA hydratase/isomerase family protein — MIRIDHQIHPSVRTIRMDRAEKRNALDAELVEALTAAVVHADEDDAIRVIVLTGTGKAFSAGADLAALQRLASASFEDNLNDSRTLADLFESVYQSSKPVVARVNGHAIAGGCGLAAVCDFVVADDRARFGFTEVRIGFVPAIISVYLLERFPEAAVRRDFLHGGLFTAAEAAERGLVNQVVGADALDAAVASLAGDLARETSPTAVAATKLLLRQQHPDHDVRLERAVELNARARGTAECRAGVAAFLAKTPFPWADAWDSNA, encoded by the coding sequence TTGATCCGAATCGACCACCAGATCCACCCCAGTGTGCGCACCATTCGCATGGACCGGGCGGAGAAACGCAATGCGTTGGATGCCGAACTCGTCGAGGCATTGACGGCCGCCGTGGTGCATGCGGACGAGGACGATGCGATACGGGTGATCGTGCTTACCGGGACAGGCAAGGCTTTTTCCGCAGGGGCCGATCTGGCGGCGCTGCAACGACTTGCGTCTGCGTCATTCGAAGACAACCTGAATGACAGCCGCACCCTGGCCGACCTGTTCGAGTCGGTCTATCAGAGCAGCAAACCGGTGGTCGCCCGTGTCAACGGGCATGCCATCGCCGGCGGTTGCGGATTGGCCGCCGTATGCGACTTTGTCGTGGCGGACGATCGGGCACGATTCGGATTTACTGAGGTTCGGATCGGCTTTGTGCCGGCCATCATTTCGGTGTACCTGCTGGAACGGTTTCCGGAAGCCGCGGTCCGGCGCGACTTCCTGCACGGGGGCCTGTTTACAGCAGCGGAGGCCGCGGAGCGCGGGTTGGTGAATCAAGTGGTGGGCGCAGATGCGCTCGACGCCGCGGTTGCCTCGCTGGCGGGGGACCTCGCCCGTGAAACAAGTCCTACCGCCGTCGCGGCCACGAAACTGCTCCTGCGTCAACAGCATCCGGATCACGACGTCCGCCTGGAGCGGGCGGTTGAACTCAACGCGCGCGCACGCGGAACGGCGGAGTGCCGGGCGGGCGTGGCGGCCTTCCTGGCCAAGACACCCTTTCCCTGGGCGGACGCATGGGACTCCAACGCGTAA
- a CDS encoding 30S ribosomal protein THX: MGKGDKRTRRGKIRAKSYGKSRPRKSNKASKKS; encoded by the coding sequence ATGGGCAAAGGCGACAAACGCACCAGACGCGGCAAGATTCGGGCAAAGTCCTACGGCAAGAGTCGACCGCGCAAAAGCAACAAGGCATCCAAGAAGTCCTGA
- a CDS encoding ATP-binding protein: protein MISESPQEKSLSLSDVQRLAGIGEGQFIEFKRRVPQGRRLAKEVVAFANSSGGHLLLGVNDAGEVVGLRDVHEEIFALERALEQHCYPAVAYSLERVEVSRRREVIVVRVPESEGKPHFVIEPDDPMRRTAYVRVKDMSIEASREAVRLMRTGTDSDTSFEFGKKELLLMRYLDEYQRITVSQFAQLADIPNKRASHTLVLLARAEVLKLHIDAGGDYFTLARNRAA from the coding sequence ATGATTTCCGAATCCCCCCAGGAAAAGAGCCTCAGTCTTAGTGATGTCCAGCGTCTTGCCGGGATCGGGGAGGGGCAGTTTATCGAGTTCAAACGGCGAGTCCCTCAGGGGCGCCGCCTCGCCAAGGAGGTCGTGGCGTTTGCGAATTCCAGCGGCGGACATCTGCTGCTTGGTGTGAACGATGCGGGGGAAGTTGTCGGCTTGCGCGATGTGCATGAGGAGATCTTCGCGCTCGAACGTGCCCTGGAGCAGCACTGCTATCCGGCCGTCGCGTATTCGCTGGAGCGGGTGGAGGTCAGTCGCCGTCGCGAGGTTATCGTGGTGCGCGTCCCCGAATCGGAAGGCAAGCCCCACTTTGTGATCGAGCCCGATGATCCCATGCGGAGGACCGCCTACGTACGCGTCAAGGACATGAGCATTGAGGCCAGCCGGGAGGCGGTGCGGCTCATGCGGACCGGTACCGATTCCGATACCAGCTTCGAGTTTGGCAAGAAGGAACTGCTGCTCATGCGCTACCTCGACGAGTACCAGCGCATCACGGTCAGCCAATTCGCGCAGCTCGCCGACATCCCGAACAAGCGCGCGTCGCACACGCTGGTGCTGCTCGCGCGCGCCGAGGTGCTGAAGCTGCACATTGACGCCGGCGGCGATTACTTCACGCTGGCGAGGAACCGGGCTGCCTGA
- a CDS encoding NAD(P)H-dependent glycerol-3-phosphate dehydrogenase has translation MEDRIAVIGAGSWGTALAISLALGGRDVSLWARRSEAAEVMRTERHNPTYLPRAIIPDGVQVTSDLESAIRDRGVWLFATPSQSVREVAGKVAGFATPKHVLVSVAKGIENGTLLTTSGVLREAVPTVPAERIGVLYGPSHAEEVAAAVPTAVVVAFDDLEVAEHVQDLFMSPRLRVYSNPDLLGVEIAGSVKNILAIATGICDGVGYGDNAKAALITRGIAEIKRLGVAMGAREETFSGLAGIGDLVVTCMSRHSRNRYVGEQIGKGRALDDIRSEMKMVAEGVRTAVSVHELAARHKVEMPIVEAVYDILFNGKAPRAAVHDLMTRAAKREDRLYIDSPA, from the coding sequence GTGGAAGATCGTATTGCCGTAATCGGAGCCGGCAGCTGGGGAACCGCGCTGGCTATCAGTCTCGCCCTGGGAGGGCGGGATGTTTCGTTGTGGGCGCGTCGTTCGGAGGCGGCCGAGGTCATGCGGACCGAGCGCCACAATCCGACGTATCTCCCCAGGGCCATCATTCCGGACGGTGTCCAGGTCACGTCTGATCTGGAATCGGCCATCCGCGACAGGGGAGTCTGGTTGTTTGCCACTCCCAGTCAGTCCGTGCGAGAAGTGGCGGGCAAAGTGGCTGGTTTCGCGACGCCGAAGCACGTGTTGGTTTCGGTCGCAAAAGGCATTGAGAACGGCACGCTTCTGACCACGTCCGGCGTGTTGCGGGAAGCCGTGCCGACGGTGCCTGCCGAGCGCATCGGCGTGCTGTACGGCCCGAGTCACGCCGAAGAGGTCGCTGCCGCAGTGCCGACGGCAGTTGTGGTGGCGTTCGACGACCTGGAGGTGGCCGAGCACGTGCAGGACCTCTTCATGTCGCCCCGACTTCGCGTTTACTCGAACCCGGACCTGTTGGGCGTTGAGATCGCGGGTTCGGTCAAGAACATCCTGGCCATCGCCACCGGCATTTGTGATGGTGTTGGCTACGGCGACAACGCCAAGGCCGCCCTGATCACCCGGGGCATCGCCGAAATCAAGCGCCTGGGCGTTGCGATGGGGGCGCGGGAGGAGACGTTTTCCGGCCTCGCAGGCATCGGTGACCTTGTCGTGACGTGCATGAGTCGACATAGTCGCAACCGGTACGTAGGAGAGCAGATCGGAAAGGGGCGTGCCCTCGACGACATTCGCAGCGAAATGAAGATGGTCGCAGAGGGCGTGCGCACGGCCGTTTCGGTGCATGAACTGGCTGCCCGGCACAAGGTGGAAATGCCCATCGTCGAAGCCGTCTACGACATCCTGTTTAACGGGAAGGCGCCGAGGGCCGCGGTGCACGATCTCATGACCCGCGCGGCCAAGCGAGAAGACCGTCTCTACATCGACAGCCCGGCATGA